One Panicum virgatum strain AP13 chromosome 9K, P.virgatum_v5, whole genome shotgun sequence genomic region harbors:
- the LOC120651229 gene encoding FHA domain-containing protein FHA2-like isoform X1, with the protein MPHVKAVTATLGASAMPGGSSAADGEVEAGFAKLQGEDFEYYMQTYSIMLGRNSKKSTVDVDLSSLGGGMNISRHHARIFYDFQRRRFALDVIGKNGCLVEGVLHLPGNPPVKLDSQDLLQIGDKKFYFLLPTRSIFASAAAARHAPIIPPPLPPPSYARPGRPRLSDFHDRSFEGDYGREVDDIGTGISESGVRGKLIKRNKKSSGELDIYGGHRINVEAIGTLGEDSRSEIRSRGDRDIDNQQILQAEEKEVVSSVATVLSDLCGPGEWMPMAKLHTELLEQFGNVWHPSRVRKYLTTDDWSPTETKGRPWFGLLALLRKYPEHFVINTRSKGRVTSEFVSLVSLLS; encoded by the exons ATGCCCCACGTTAAGGCCGTCACTGCTACCTTGGGTGCCAGTGCAATGCCCGGCGGATCTTCAGCTGCTGATGGTGAAGTGGAGGCAGGATTTGCAAAGCTCCAGGGCGAAGATTTCGAGTACTACATGCAGACATATTCAATCATGCTGGGCCGCAACAGCAAGAAGTCGACAGTGGATGTGGATCTCTCGAGCCTCGGCGGGGGTATGAACATCTCCCGCCACCATGCCCGGATATTCTACGATTTCCAGCGTCGTCGGTTTGCCCTCGATGTTATTGGCAAGAATGGATGCCTTGTTGAGGGTGTTCTGCACCTCCCTGGAAACCCACCTGTTAAGCTTGATTCGCAGGATCTGCTGCAGATTGGGGACAAAAAGTTTTACTTTCTGCTGCCAACGCGATCTATCTTTGcctcagctgctgctgctcgacaTGCCCCCATTATTCCTCCACCGCTCCCACCACCATCATATGCACGTCCAGGCCGCCCTCGTTTGTCTGATTTTCACGACCGCTCCTTTGAAGGTGATTATGGCAGGGAAGTGGATGACATTGGGACTGGTATCAGTGAAAGTGGGGTGAGGGGAAAGTTGATAAAGAGAAACAAGAAGTCCTCTGGAGAGTTGGACATCTATGGTGGGCACCGAATCAATGTTGAAGCAATAGGAACCCTAGGTGAAG ACAGTAGATCAGAAATAAGATCAAGGGGTGACAGGGATATTGACAATCAACAAATCCTTCAAGCAGAAGAGAAGGAAGTCGTGTCATCTGTTGCCACAGTGTTATCTGACCTCTGCGGTCCTGGAGAATGGATGCCCATGGCAAAACTCCATACAGAG CTTCTTGAACAGTTTGGCAACGTGTGGCACCCCAGCAGGGTCCGAAAGTACCTAACAACAGATGACTGGTCACCAACGGAGACGAAGGGCAGGCCTTGGTTTGGCCTTCTGGCCCTGCTCAGAAAGTACCCAGAGCATTTTGTCATCAACACAAGATCGAAAGGCAGAGTGACTTCGGAGTTTGTTTCGCTGGTCTCCTTGCTCTCCTAG
- the LOC120651229 gene encoding FHA domain-containing protein FHA2-like isoform X2 encodes MPHVKAVTATLGASAMPGGSSAADGEVEAGFAKLQGEDFEYYMQTYSIMLGRNSKKSTVDVDLSSLGGGMNISRHHARIFYDFQRRRFALDVIGKNGCLVEGVLHLPGNPPVKLDSQDLLQIGDKKFYFLLPTRSIFASAAAARHAPIIPPPLPPPSYARPGRPRLSDFHDRSFEGDYGREVDDIGTGISESGVRGKLIKRNKKSSGELDIYGGHRINVEAIGTLDSRSEIRSRGDRDIDNQQILQAEEKEVVSSVATVLSDLCGPGEWMPMAKLHTELLEQFGNVWHPSRVRKYLTTDDWSPTETKGRPWFGLLALLRKYPEHFVINTRSKGRVTSEFVSLVSLLS; translated from the exons ATGCCCCACGTTAAGGCCGTCACTGCTACCTTGGGTGCCAGTGCAATGCCCGGCGGATCTTCAGCTGCTGATGGTGAAGTGGAGGCAGGATTTGCAAAGCTCCAGGGCGAAGATTTCGAGTACTACATGCAGACATATTCAATCATGCTGGGCCGCAACAGCAAGAAGTCGACAGTGGATGTGGATCTCTCGAGCCTCGGCGGGGGTATGAACATCTCCCGCCACCATGCCCGGATATTCTACGATTTCCAGCGTCGTCGGTTTGCCCTCGATGTTATTGGCAAGAATGGATGCCTTGTTGAGGGTGTTCTGCACCTCCCTGGAAACCCACCTGTTAAGCTTGATTCGCAGGATCTGCTGCAGATTGGGGACAAAAAGTTTTACTTTCTGCTGCCAACGCGATCTATCTTTGcctcagctgctgctgctcgacaTGCCCCCATTATTCCTCCACCGCTCCCACCACCATCATATGCACGTCCAGGCCGCCCTCGTTTGTCTGATTTTCACGACCGCTCCTTTGAAGGTGATTATGGCAGGGAAGTGGATGACATTGGGACTGGTATCAGTGAAAGTGGGGTGAGGGGAAAGTTGATAAAGAGAAACAAGAAGTCCTCTGGAGAGTTGGACATCTATGGTGGGCACCGAATCAATGTTGAAGCAATAGGAACCCTAG ACAGTAGATCAGAAATAAGATCAAGGGGTGACAGGGATATTGACAATCAACAAATCCTTCAAGCAGAAGAGAAGGAAGTCGTGTCATCTGTTGCCACAGTGTTATCTGACCTCTGCGGTCCTGGAGAATGGATGCCCATGGCAAAACTCCATACAGAG CTTCTTGAACAGTTTGGCAACGTGTGGCACCCCAGCAGGGTCCGAAAGTACCTAACAACAGATGACTGGTCACCAACGGAGACGAAGGGCAGGCCTTGGTTTGGCCTTCTGGCCCTGCTCAGAAAGTACCCAGAGCATTTTGTCATCAACACAAGATCGAAAGGCAGAGTGACTTCGGAGTTTGTTTCGCTGGTCTCCTTGCTCTCCTAG
- the LOC120651229 gene encoding FHA domain-containing protein FHA2-like isoform X3: protein MPGGSSAADGEVEAGFAKLQGEDFEYYMQTYSIMLGRNSKKSTVDVDLSSLGGGMNISRHHARIFYDFQRRRFALDVIGKNGCLVEGVLHLPGNPPVKLDSQDLLQIGDKKFYFLLPTRSIFASAAAARHAPIIPPPLPPPSYARPGRPRLSDFHDRSFEGDYGREVDDIGTGISESGVRGKLIKRNKKSSGELDIYGGHRINVEAIGTLGEDSRSEIRSRGDRDIDNQQILQAEEKEVVSSVATVLSDLCGPGEWMPMAKLHTELLEQFGNVWHPSRVRKYLTTDDWSPTETKGRPWFGLLALLRKYPEHFVINTRSKGRVTSEFVSLVSLLS, encoded by the exons ATGCCCGGCGGATCTTCAGCTGCTGATGGTGAAGTGGAGGCAGGATTTGCAAAGCTCCAGGGCGAAGATTTCGAGTACTACATGCAGACATATTCAATCATGCTGGGCCGCAACAGCAAGAAGTCGACAGTGGATGTGGATCTCTCGAGCCTCGGCGGGGGTATGAACATCTCCCGCCACCATGCCCGGATATTCTACGATTTCCAGCGTCGTCGGTTTGCCCTCGATGTTATTGGCAAGAATGGATGCCTTGTTGAGGGTGTTCTGCACCTCCCTGGAAACCCACCTGTTAAGCTTGATTCGCAGGATCTGCTGCAGATTGGGGACAAAAAGTTTTACTTTCTGCTGCCAACGCGATCTATCTTTGcctcagctgctgctgctcgacaTGCCCCCATTATTCCTCCACCGCTCCCACCACCATCATATGCACGTCCAGGCCGCCCTCGTTTGTCTGATTTTCACGACCGCTCCTTTGAAGGTGATTATGGCAGGGAAGTGGATGACATTGGGACTGGTATCAGTGAAAGTGGGGTGAGGGGAAAGTTGATAAAGAGAAACAAGAAGTCCTCTGGAGAGTTGGACATCTATGGTGGGCACCGAATCAATGTTGAAGCAATAGGAACCCTAGGTGAAG ACAGTAGATCAGAAATAAGATCAAGGGGTGACAGGGATATTGACAATCAACAAATCCTTCAAGCAGAAGAGAAGGAAGTCGTGTCATCTGTTGCCACAGTGTTATCTGACCTCTGCGGTCCTGGAGAATGGATGCCCATGGCAAAACTCCATACAGAG CTTCTTGAACAGTTTGGCAACGTGTGGCACCCCAGCAGGGTCCGAAAGTACCTAACAACAGATGACTGGTCACCAACGGAGACGAAGGGCAGGCCTTGGTTTGGCCTTCTGGCCCTGCTCAGAAAGTACCCAGAGCATTTTGTCATCAACACAAGATCGAAAGGCAGAGTGACTTCGGAGTTTGTTTCGCTGGTCTCCTTGCTCTCCTAG